The Streptomyces griseiscabiei genomic sequence CGTACCAGGAGCACCAGACGGTGGGTGCCGGGCGGGGGGCCGTGAGGCCGAGGCTCGCCGCCCAGTCGCCCAGCACCGACTGGATGTGTTCGCCGGTCCACTCCTTCACGGGGCCGTCGGCGCTCACCTCCGCCCGGCCGTCGCGGACGACGAGGCGGATCGAGGGCACCTCGGCGGTCGGCTCGGGCGCCGCCCACAGCCGTACGGGGGTGCCGTCGCCCGGGTCGAGCGCGAGCAGGCCCTCGCCCTGGAAGGTGTCGGCGGGCACGGTGCGGCCGGGGCGGTAGCAGACGGTGGCCCAGTTGGCGCCGGTCGGGCGGTACGGGGCGTCGCCGAGGGCGTAGGGGCCGCTGGGGCTCCAGGACTGCCAGCCCTCCTCGTGGACCCGGGCCGTGTGCGGGTCCACGGGCACGGAGGTGACCGGGGTGAAGGGGTGGGGCACGGTGGTTCTCTCTCAGGGGTTCAGGAACGGTTGTGGCGCCGGACCCGTTTCGGGCACGGCTCCGGCGCCGGACCTCGGTGGTCCGGCGCCGGAGCGCTGGCGGAAGGCCGTGTCAGCCCTTGTTCGCGCCCAGGGTGAGGCCGCCCACGAACTGCCGCTGGAGCAGGAAGTAGACGATCAGGGTCGGGATCGCGGTGAGCAGGGCTCCGGCGGCGACGAGGTTGTTGTCGGTGAAGAACTGGCCGGAGAGGTTGTTCAGCGCCGAGGTGATCGGCATGTTCTCGCCGGTGGAGATCAGGACGAGCGCCCAGAAGAAGTCGTTGTAGATCCAGATGGACAGCAGCGTGGCGAGGGCGGCCATCGCGGGCTTGCACAGCGGTAGCACGATCTGCCAGTACATCCGCCACACCGAGGCGCCGTCGACGAGCGCGGCCTCGGTCAGTTCGTGCGGCAGGGAGCGCATGTAGTTGCTGAGCACGAAGGCGCAGAACCCGGACTGGAACGCGATGTGGATGAGGACCAGGCCGAGCGCGGAGTCGTACAGCTTGCCGCTCATCGTGATGCCGGGCAGGTCGATGAGCAGGTAGAGGCGGTACAGCGGGGTGATGATGACCTGCTGCGGGAGCAGGTTGCCCGCCGTGAACAGCAGCAGCAGGAACAGGTTGACGCGGAAGTCGAAGCGGCTGACGTAGAACGCGACCATCGACGACAGGAACAGCGTGAGCAGCACCGCCGGGACGGCGATGATCAGCGTGTTCACGAAGTAGTGCGTCATGTCCGACTGCGTGAACGCGTTCGTGAAGTTGTCGAGGGTCAGCTTGTCGGGCCAGGAGACATAGCCCTTCTCGGATGTCTCCGAGTAGGGCCTGAGGGCCGCGTAGATCGCCCAGAGCAGCGGGGCGAGCCAGGCCAGCGCGGTGCCGGCCAGGAACACGTGCAGCAGGATCCGGGCGGGCCGGACGGGCGTACGGACCTTGTGCAGGCCCGTCGCGGGGTCCGTCATGACGCCCTTGGTGACGGTGGGGGCGGAGGCGCTCATGCGCGGCGCTCCTTCCGGAAGGTGCTGATCAGGTACGGGATGATCACGACGAGCGAGAT encodes the following:
- a CDS encoding carbohydrate ABC transporter permease, whose protein sequence is MTDPATGLHKVRTPVRPARILLHVFLAGTALAWLAPLLWAIYAALRPYSETSEKGYVSWPDKLTLDNFTNAFTQSDMTHYFVNTLIIAVPAVLLTLFLSSMVAFYVSRFDFRVNLFLLLLFTAGNLLPQQVIITPLYRLYLLIDLPGITMSGKLYDSALGLVLIHIAFQSGFCAFVLSNYMRSLPHELTEAALVDGASVWRMYWQIVLPLCKPAMAALATLLSIWIYNDFFWALVLISTGENMPITSALNNLSGQFFTDNNLVAAGALLTAIPTLIVYFLLQRQFVGGLTLGANKG